In Drosophila mauritiana strain mau12 unplaced genomic scaffold, ASM438214v1 U_130, whole genome shotgun sequence, the genomic window gtgcatagtTTCGGTAGAGTAGATTTTTTGACAGATActtaaaatcaaatataaaatgattatattatttataatttagaGTATCCAATGAAGTAGCAACAATTttcttaaacatttttttaaaacttttgtTTGTAAAGCGAAAGAAAttgattataataatattaaaaataccaataaaataataagagGTTAATAGGTGTGCAACAGTGCGGATGAGTAATGTCCAATAAAGTTCATCATGAAAGGCGAGACTTTTGAAGCTTTAGAAAGTTTTTTCAatagtatatatttaaatattatatttaatatgtaaatatacatGTCTGCATATATTTGGcatatttttgcatttaaattatttgaattaaatgtTTTAGTGAACATTTCTTATTTAGATACTGAAGTTTAAAATAGCTGCAAGATATTTAAAAAACGtaaatagttttatttcttcattttatttgtacTTGGTAATGTTTTTTACTACTAGTTTTCATTTTAGTACAAGAGTGAGGGTATAAATAttgtgttttgattttgagGTAAGTTTTGGCCCATCTTCGAGTTTTAGGCGATTACTTTCCTACTTTCCACCGTGCACATTGCAGTATTTGCAGTCGCCGTTGATCACCACATTTCCTGGATCGGGCGACAGGGGAACAGCTGCAGAagatataaataattaattaagtaaTCAAATAGCAGTAAAATATAGTATTACTAACCGTTGGCCAGAGCCAGCAGACCGAGCACGAAGACGGTGACGACTGAGAAGAACTTCATATTGATTCTGGTTGTTGTGGCTTTGGGCTGCTAAATGCGCAAGCAATCGATTGGATTCAACTGATGCTCTTGGCTAGTTCCACTTGATCTTATATAGCTCAGCCTGGGATCTTGGAGCAGCACATGTGCATTGGTGGGACGGAGGCCTCTGATAACCCCCATCGAATCGATGGCGCTTGGGAAAACACAGAAAGTTGAGCGTTCAATAGCATTTGTTTTGCGTATTTAAATCTGGAAATTCCAGTCCGGTGTTTATGGGCGAGTTATGTGAACCAACAGGTAGAAGCAAATACCGCATTAATGTTCGAGTGAAAACCATTGAAGTTCTTAGAAGTATTAAAATAGTTGCAGTTCAATATACCTTTCAATCATTTGCCTTGCTTCCTAAGAACtgaataatttgtttattgttttgtttacaaacaaagtttgttgctgttttttagCTCAATCTGAAGCGCATGCACCtggaaatggcaaaaattaaaacaaacaataataatatttttgcaTATATTTCAATATAGAAATGAAACCGGCTTATAACATTTTGAATACAAAGTCTGCACGTgctacaaattaaattaacagGTATACACTTGCATTTAAAAACGAGTTCATCAAACTTACTATTGAATATGTTtctaaataataataataatcgaagTTCAAATAGTAATCTAGTCATCTAGAGATAAAGCATTCATATCTTCTTGTgaacaataaatatatgataagTTGTTGAtggaataatatttataatatttatataatagtatttaaaaaaaaatttataactCAGGAACCATTTGGtaaattctatttat contains:
- the LOC117149080 gene encoding immune-induced peptide 2, with translation MKFFSVVTVFVLGLLALANAVPLSPDPGNVVINGDCKYCNVHGGK